Genomic window (Campylobacter sp. RM16704):
AGCAAAGTTTGCTCATCATAGGCTTTACAAATTAATTGAGCTGAAATATTAAGTCCATTTTCATTTTTTCCTACTGGCACACTAATGCCACCAAGCCCTGCTAAATTAACTGAAATAGTAAATACATCTTCTAAATACATTTGCACCGGAGTTTTAACATCATTAAAACCAAAAGCCACACTTGGAGCAACCGGCATAAAAATCAAATCACAATCACTTAAAATTTCTTCATACTTTTGTTTGATAAATCTTCTAGCTTTTTGAGCTTTAATATAATAAGCATCATAGTATCCGCTACTTAAAACAAAGGTTCCAAGCAAAATTCTTCTTTTTACTTCTTCGCCAAAACCTTCACTTCTACTATTTACATACATTTGGTTTAGATTATCGCATTTTTCACTTCTTCTACCATATCTTACACCATCATAACGACTTAAATTTGCACTTGCTTCAGCTGCAGCAATGATGTAATAAGCAGCAACGTCAAATTTAGAATCCATCAAATCTTTATAAACAATCTCATGACCATTTACTTTTAGCATATCTATGGTTTTTAACAAGGCTTGTTTTACATCTTCATTAGTTTGTTCTACATAATTTTTAATTACAGCTATTTTTAGCTTTTTACCTGCATTAAGTTTTGGCGTAGTTGGTTCAAAAGCTATATTTGCACTTGTGCTATCTTTTTCATCATACCCTGCGATAGCATCATACAAAATCGCAGCATCTGTAACATTTTGAGTAATCACTCCAATTTGGTCAAGACTTGAAGAATATGCGGCTAATCCATACCTACTAACTCTTCCATAACTTGGCTTAAACCCTACACATCCACAAAAAGCAGCAGGCTGTCTTACCGAGCCACCCGTATCTGAACCCAAACTCGCCAAAGCTATCCCAGAAGCAACTGCAGCAGCACTCCCTCCACTACTTCCACCTGGGACTTTAGTATTATCAAGCGGGTTTAAAGTTTTACCATAAAAAGAAGTCGCACTTGTGCTTCCCATAGCAAATTCATCCATATTACATCTTCCAAATGGAGCAAAGTTATTTTTACGCAAATTTATAATAACACTTGCATCATAAGGTGCTACATAACCTTGTAAAATTTTAGAACCACAAGTTAATTCCCAATCTTTTACACTAATATTATCTTTTATAGCTACTGGCACACCTACACCTGAAGTATTTAAGTCTTTCTCTAAAAATTGCTCTACATAAGCACCTAAATGTTTTTGTTTATGTGCTTTTTCATTTAATTCTTTTTTTAGATTTTCTAATTCTTCATTTGAAAATTTCAAAGCTTCTTTTAAAGTTACCATTATTTATCCTTAAATTTTTTAACCAAATAAAACAAAAAAAGCGTGATAAATAAAAAACAAATTAGAGTAATCACAACCACGCTAAAAGGTAAAGCTTGCTCAAACATTTTTTGCTTTTTCCACACTATTACATCTTGGACATAAGCATTCTTCTTCTTTTGCTAAAAACTTCCAACATCTTGGACACTTATGCAATGAAGAACGGACAATTTTAAAACTATGATCATCTATTTTAAATTCACTCAAAGCTTCTTTATCATCTAAGCTTTCAACCAAACTTACCATAAACCAATCAGCTACTTCTTCAATATCTTCACTCAAAAGCTCATTTGCACTTGTTTGTAGGCTTAACTCTAAAGTTGATTTGATGATTTTATCTTTTTTTAATACATCAACAAGCTCAAAGAATTTTTCCCTTGATTTTACAAATAATTCATCTTCGATTTTATACTCATAATCAAAGCCATTTTTCCACATCAAATCAAATACATCTTTAGCATTTTCTTTAATAACTGCATTTGCATGTTCTAATGCCTCGTCTATGGTATAAGTTAAACTTGGAGCTAAAAGTGTGAAAAGTTTTCTAGCTATTAGCACCATAGCACTCTGCGCACTTATTCTTTTTGCATCATCTTTAGCATTACAATACAATCTATCTTTACAAATATCTAAATAAATTCCACTCAAATCAGCACTTAAAAAATTTAAAAGCACACTAAAGCCTTTTGCAAATTCATATTTTTCAAAAGCAGCTTCACATGTTTCAAAAGCAATTTTTGCACGCATTAAAATCCACTTATCTAAAAGCGTGAAATTTTTTGTTTCTAAAAATTCTATATCATTAGTATTTGCAAGTAAAAATCTTATAGTATTTCTTATCTTTCTATACTGCTCACTTACTTGCTTTAAGATATTATCTGAAATTTTTAAATCACTTGAATAGTCACTAAGCATAATCCAAAGTCTTAAAATCTCTACCCCATAATTTTTAGCTACATTTTGAGGTAAGATTACATTGCCTTTAGATTTACTCATTTTTTGACCCTTTTCATCAACGGTAAAACCATGAGTTAAGATATTTTTATATGGAGCTTTATGATTAATAGCAGTTGAGATTAAAAGCGAGCTTTGAAACCATCCGCGGTGTTGATCACTTCCCTCAAGATACATCGAAGCTTGGTATTCTCCTGCGTCATATCTAGCTGAGTTTAGTACTGCTTCCCAAGTACTACCACTATCAAACCAAACATCTAAAATATCATATACTTTTTCTAAGTTATTTGGATCATATTTAGTATTTGGCGGTAATAAATCTTTAATTTCTAAATCCCACCAAATATCAGCACCATTTTCTTCAAAAAGGCTTACTAAATGATCTAAAACTTCATCATCAAAAATCACTTCTTTGGTAGTTTTGTCTCTAAAAAATGCTATAGGCACACCCCAATCTCTTTGTCTTGATATACACCAATCAGGGCGATTTTCTATCATAGAGCTAAGACGCTTAATTCCACTTTCTGGATAAAATTTCACGCTATTTAATTGCTCTAGTGCTAGTTCTCTTAAAGATTTTCCATCTAATTTTTTTTCATCCATTAAGATAAACCATTGCTTTGTAGCTCTATAAATAACTGGTTTATGTGTTCTCCAACAAAATGGATAAGAGTGGATAAATTTAGAACTTTCAAGCAAAGCATCGCCAAGCAACTCCAAAATACGCTCATTTGCTTTAAAAATATGAAGCCCTATAAACTCACTTAACAAATGCTCTGGTAAAAGCCCTTTAACTCTTAGCGTTTCATCATAACATCCACCATCATCTACTGGCATAATCACTTCAATGCCATATTTTAAACACACATAATAATCATCCTCGCCATGCCCTGGTGCAGTATGAACAAGTCCTGTTCCACCTTCCATTAAAACGTGATCACCTAAGATTAAAGTAGATTTTCTTTGATTAAGTGGATTAATAGCATTTAAATTTTCAAATTCAACACCTAGAAGTTCTTTTTGAATTTCACCTTTGGTAAAGCCTTTATTTATCATAGCTTCAAGCAATGCTTTAGCAAAAATAAAACCTTCTTCAGTGATAACATATTTTTCATTTGGATTTAAAGATATAGCTTGATTTGCTGGTAAAGTCCAAGGTGTGGTAGTCCAAATAACTGCTTTTGCTTTTTCAACGCCTAATTTTTCGCAAGATTCTTTATCAAGTTTAAATGCTACATAAATAGAATAATCTTCTTTGTCCTCATACTCTACTTCAGCTTCTGCTAAAGCACTCTTAGCAGCCCAACTCCAAAAAACAGGTTTACTTCTTTCAAGCAAAAGTCCTTTTTTAGCTATCTTGCACAAAGCCTTATAAATATCTGCCTCAAAAGCATTTTTCATAGTTAAATACGGCTCGCCCCAATCAGCAATCACACCTAAAGATTTAAATTCATCTCTTTGGATATTTACAAATTCTCTTGCATGCTCTCTACAAAACTCACGAATTTCTTTTTTGCTAAAACTTTGCTTTTTATCTTTAAGCTTAACTTCAACTTGCTGTTCTATAGGTAAACCATGACAATCCCATCCTGGAGTAAAACGCACTTTCTTGTCTTGAAAATAATGCATTTTTATAATGATATCTTTTAAAATTTTATTTAAAGCATGACCAATGTGCAAATGCCCATTAGCATAAGGAGGACCATCATGTAGAGTAAAGCTTTCGCTTACTCCTTGTCTTTTTTGTTTCATTTTCTCATAAGCATAATTGTTTTCAAACCACTTACTAAAACGCTTAGGCTCAAGCTCTGCTAAATTTGCACGCATTGCAAAAGTAGTATTTGGAAGCAATAGCGTATCTTTATAATCCATACTATCCACCTTCAAAAATTTAAAAATAGCTAATTCTACTTAAAATACTTTTAATTTGCACTTATTTTTTTGCTATAATCACAACAAAAAAAGGAAAATTGTGAAACATTTAATCATCGTTATGGGAAATGAACTTATTATCAATGATAATTATATGCGTTATATTCAAGAAGAATATAAAAAGCAATTTTTAGAACTTCATGAGTTAAAATTTATTTCTAAACCTGACAAAGACCTTCCTTTTTTACTTGAAAAACTTTCTCAAGAGTACGATTACATAACAATTTTTAGCACAAATGAATACTACACAACTATAGCTAAAATTATAGCAACCTTAAACGATGATGCTCTAATCTTAGAAAATGATACTTTAGTACCATCAAAAGCAATTCGCGTAAAGAATAGTTTTATAAGCAACCTCAAGCAGTGTTGTATTAATTTATTAAATACTAATGTGGAAACAAAATTACCACAAATTTTACAAGAACCAAAATTAAATTATGCATATTTTTGTATTTTAGATATAGATGAAACAAGTGCCAATATTTTACTTAACACTTTAACAAAATCATTCGAGATTCAAGTAAAATCAAGCACTTTACTTGAAAATTTAATTTGCATAAGAGCAAGTGCTAGCCAATATGGCAAATTAGAAGGTTTTTTAAAAGGAGTTTTTAAGTTATTTTCTGGGAAAGTATTTTTAGGAAACAATCCTGTTAAATTTGTAGTCAAGAAACTTTTAGAAAAAAAATTAAAAATATCCTTTGCAGAAAGCTGCACTGCTGGACTTTGTGCTTCAAAATTAGCCGAAATTTCTGGAATTTCAGATATTTTCGAGGGTTCTTTGATAACTTATTCTAATCGTTTGAAAAATTCTTGGCTTGGAGTGAGTAATGATACCCTAGAAAGTGTAAGCGAATATTCTGATCGTTGTATTTATTTTATGCTAAAAGGCACATTTAAAACTACAAATTGTGATTTTGCTTTAGCAATTAGTGGTGTAGCAGGAGAAGAGAGTGACAAAAACACAAAAGCAGGCACCATCTATATAGGAGCTATGTATAAAGATGGAACCTTTTTACAAGAATGTATTCATATACAAGGTAATAGAAACTACACAAGAGAGCAAGCTAGTCTAGCTGCTTATAGCTTAATGCTTAAATTAAAACCTGAAATTTTCTTTGGTGTTTAAATTTATCCACAAAAGTGTATTTTGAGTGATGATTAAACCTAGGGTGTTAAAAATACACCCCACCACTTAAATATAATTTCATTCTATGATCATCATCTAATTTGTATTTATGTAATGCTCTTGCTCCATCAAGTTTTATATAATACTCATTAGCTTTATTATAAAGTATTTGTAAGCCTAGTGCATCTAAGAAATGATCATCTACTAATCTATTACCTGAATCTTTTTCATACCAAGCATAACCTATATCATAAAAGGGAGTAAAATAAAAATTAGTATTTGGTATATTTATTCTTATACCAAAGTTAGCTACTATAGTATTATCTCCATCACCTTCTCCATTATCATAAGCTCTTACTCCATAAGCTCCACCCAAAGATGAACTTTCAGAAGAATCAAGCTCAAAATTCCCTAATACCTTTTGATAGTTTATATTAACAGTATGAGTAATATATTCATTAAAACTATAATAATTATTCAAACTAGCATTGAGTTTTCTAAACCAACCAAAGCCATTACCACCACTTTTAGATGTATCTCCAAATACAGTAGTTCCATCATCTTTTACCTTACCTATGCTTATTTTAGCACTATAACTTAAGGTATTGTTTTCAAAGCCTCTAAATAAACCTTCTAAACCCATACTTCCTACATTAGAACTTTTATCAAAGGTTAAAAGATCTAAGGTTACATCACTAAGTATTTTATGATATATACTAGAAGTTATATAAAAAGATGAATTAGTATTAATCCATATAGGATAAGAAAAATCTATACCAAAATTCCTAGAAGTACCACTAAAACCTAAACCCTCATATTCTCTTCCTAAATAATAAGTTCCTTGAGATATACTAGGAGTAATTTTTAAATTACCTACAAAGAAAGTATAACTTGCTCCATAATTGATTTGTTTTTCATCACTAGATTGTAAGTAAAAATTATAATAATCTCCCATATTAAGTATAGAATTAAATCCCATACTAATACCAGCTCTATATTCTCCTGCACTCTTAATACCATAATTATCACTATATATTAATACATTAGCCTTAGTATCAGGTTCTACTTCTATAAGAATATCAGTTTCACCTACATTCTCTCCTGCTTGTAAACCTGCTAAGGTTTGAAGTCCATACATTTCATTGACTTTATATACACTATCTTCTATTAATTTAGTAGAAATGATTTTACCTTTGATTCTTTGATTGAGCTTACTTTCTAAAAAATGATCTTTTATAGTAGTTTTATTTTTTATTATATACTTACCTAATACTCCTAAAGAAATATTAACTTGAATGTTTTTTCCATCAAATTCTTGTTGAGGAATATAAGCTGTTGCTGCAGGATAACCATTTACTTGAAAATAATAAGCAATGATATTAGATATATCTTGTAAATCTTGTAAGCTAAATCTTCTTGTTTTAAACTCACTCACTAAGCTTTGTAAATCTTCTTCTTTAATACCTAGTTTTTCAAAGCTAGTGTTTTCATTAGTAAGAACAAATTTATATTGAGTGAGTATTTTTTTATTAGTAGTAGTATTGGTTAAATTAGTATTATTAGTAGTAGTATTAACTTTATTGTTTGAAGTATTATTATTTATATTAGTATTATTTTCTTTATTGGTAGTATTATTAGAATTATTATTGTTAGTTTTATCTTTTGTATTAGAATTAGTATTAGTTTTATTATTGTTTGTATTAGTGGTTGGGTTGGTATTAGTTTGATTGTTTAAGTTATTAGTAGATGATTTAGCTTTTTCATCTTCTTGTTTAAATTTTTCTTCTAATTCTTGTTTTTTTTCTTCAAAGTCTTTTTTAGCTTCTTGGCTTTTTTTATAATCATCTTGGGTTTTTAGATTTTCTTTGATAGCTTTGTTTTGAGGGATGTTTTTATCAGGGGATAATTCTATAATTTTTCCTATATCATTTTTAGTTATAGTGATACTTCCATTATTAGCATAAACTAAAGAACTAATTGCTATGGTGCTAAGTAAAAGTTTTTTCATATTGGTTTTTTCCTTTATTTTAATTAATCTTTTATTTTAAAGTTAAGAGTTTTTGTTTTTTTTATTTATTTGTTTTTAATTATATAAACTACTAAAAATTAGTAGTTTATATAGATTGTTTTTAAAAACTTCTAACTATGCAAGGATTCATAGTTTTAAAATTATCACTTACTATACAAATCTTTCCTTTTTGCATTAGGGCTGTTTCTTCTACTTCTTGCTTTTCACTTTCTTCTTCTAAAGTATTATCACCTATTAGATTGAGTGAGGCAGTTTGTTCAAAATCTAAATCAGTTTTTGGAAGATCAGGTTTGTTTGGATCTTCTCCATCGCCACCACCACTAATTGGTTTATTTACATCAGGCACAACAAGCAACATATCTTTAAAATTACCTACAACACTTACCTTAGTAGTATTATTTGCAGTTTTAAAATCTTTAAGATCTTTTTTATAAACTGATAAATTAGCATAAAGCTCTTTAGCTTCTTTGTTTAGTTTTGTGATATTATCTTTTATAATGATAAAAGCTGGATCATTTTCATTTTTAAGTCCTTTTTTTATTAGCATTACAAAATTATCATAAGCTTTTATTGCTTGATCTAATTTATTTTGATTAGCTAATAATTGTTCTTCAATCAAAAGACCATCTTTAACTGTATCATTATAAAGAGTAATTAATTTATTATGCCATAAGTTTTTATTAGTATTAAAAACATTAACTTTATTTCCAGCATTATTAAACGAAGTTTCAAATTTTGTTTTTACGCTATTATCTTTAAAATTAACACCAGTTGTTGTGTTGTCTTTATATGCATTTAAAAAGCTTAAACTTTGTAGTAATGCTCTAGCATCTGTTTCATTAACACCTAAATAAGAAGTCATAAATTTAACTTGCTCATTTTCTGTTTTACTAGCAATTCCTGGATATTCTTTTAATAGTTTAGCCAATAATCTCATATTTATTTTATAATTAACTTTATCAATATCTTTGATAATATATTCATCCCATATATCATTGCTAATTAAATCATCATTGTCTAATTGTGCTTGTTCGTTTTTAATGCTGTTAATATCAGGTAAATATACTGGTATTTGAGTGATAGTAAAATCTGTAGTAAAGGTAAAACTATCTCCATTTTGGTGTAAACCATAATCTTGAAATTTTTCTTGAATTTTATTCTTAAATTGTGTATAAAAATTTTGCTCTTGACTAGCTGCATATGATTGCAAATTAAAATCAACATCTGATGGCATTTGCACAACCTTAGTGGCTTCTGATGTTGCTAGTATATTATTAGGTGCCCACATAAAGACATTTTTATACTGATTTTTATGTTGTGGTTTATTGCTGCTGATTGTAAAATTTCCAATTAGCTTATAATAATCAGCCACTGAAGATTTAATTGTAGCATCTTTATTAAAAAACATATAAATATTATTAAAACTATTTCTATTTGTATTCACAACAAAACCAGCAGCCCCTGTTAATTGATCTGGATGATATGTCGTAGAACCCTCTGCTATTATACTTCCCATATTATTCATAATTATATTAAAATACCTTGAATCTCTAGAGACAGATACAAATCCAGCAGCATAACTAAATTCAGATTTATTTGTTGCTATGGCATTTATTTTTCCTATATTGTTTAAAACTATATTAGAAAGATCACTAGTTGTCATTCTTCCAGCAAAACCAGCAGCATAAGATAAGTCATTTTCTCCGAACCAACTTTCCTCATTGTTGAATTCTCCATTATTATATGCTTTTATTAATTTTATATTATTTAAAACTATATTGCTATAACTATCTCTTCTTATATTATCTCCTGTTTCACCCTCTTGTTTAAGCTGAAGATCATTATATGCATGACCTACAAAACCTCCAGAATACGCAAACCTTTTGTGTGCAAAAGCCTCAATATTTATTATATTATTAAGAACAATATTATCAAAACTATTTCCAATTTTATTATAATTATAATTTCCTGTCCATATTTCACCAGTAAAACCACCTGAATGTGCTACACTAGATGCTTGACTATATATTTTATTGATATTTTTTAAATAAATATTATCTAAAGTACTTGCAGATATATAACAATAAGGATTACTAGCATCATTGCCACAATTACGCGACCATTCTAAAGTATCAATAATACCACCAGCAAAACCACCTGCTCGAGCATATCCTCCATCTACTGTTGAAATTGCTTTTATTTCATTTACATTAGAAAGTGTTATATGTGATGCAGAACTTCCACCAAGCATAATCCCTACAATACCTCCAGCAAACACTGAACCTTTATCACTATTTCCTATAACACTCCCATTTTCATAATCTACATTGAAATTTTTTAGTGTTCCATTAGATATAACTCCAAAAATACCCAAATACATATCATCATTAGAACCTTTTATATTAATATTTTTTAAAGTATAACCTTGTCCATCAAAGATTTTATTAAAAGCACCTATATCAACAGGGTTGCCATATTGTAAATCGTATTGATTTCCTACTATCATATTGGTGTATTCATTATCTTGTTTTTGCCCATCACCATTTAAGTCTATCCAATAATTAGCATAGTTTTTATTGTTATTACCACCAAAATCTATATCTTTAGTAAGTCTATATTCACTAGCACTAGTTCTAAATCCTGTTTTGTTTTCATTCCACCCTTTAGCAAAATGCCACCAATCTACATCAGAACCTATACCTACATATGCATCTTTTTTAAAGTTATTATTTCCACTAATCTTTGAAAACACACTAAAAGAATATGGATTATAATAATATCCATTAGCATTTAAATATGCATTACCTTTTGTTTTTGCATCAACATTTAGACCTTGTAAAGTATTGCCATCTATACTAGCTACATCTACATAAACTTCATTACCTTCTAGTTTTATATTTTTAGCCATAACTTTATTTATGTTGTTATAGTTTTCAGAGCCTAATACTACCTTGTTACCTTGTAGGGTAATATTATTTGCATTAATATTACCCATATTAACCACATTACCTAATTTATTAGGTTTAAATACAG
Coding sequences:
- the gatA gene encoding Asp-tRNA(Asn)/Glu-tRNA(Gln) amidotransferase subunit GatA — protein: MVTLKEALKFSNEELENLKKELNEKAHKQKHLGAYVEQFLEKDLNTSGVGVPVAIKDNISVKDWELTCGSKILQGYVAPYDASVIINLRKNNFAPFGRCNMDEFAMGSTSATSFYGKTLNPLDNTKVPGGSSGGSAAAVASGIALASLGSDTGGSVRQPAAFCGCVGFKPSYGRVSRYGLAAYSSSLDQIGVITQNVTDAAILYDAIAGYDEKDSTSANIAFEPTTPKLNAGKKLKIAVIKNYVEQTNEDVKQALLKTIDMLKVNGHEIVYKDLMDSKFDVAAYYIIAAAEASANLSRYDGVRYGRRSEKCDNLNQMYVNSRSEGFGEEVKRRILLGTFVLSSGYYDAYYIKAQKARRFIKQKYEEILSDCDLIFMPVAPSVAFGFNDVKTPVQMYLEDVFTISVNLAGLGGISVPVGKNENGLNISAQLICKAYDEQTLLDGALSLEEIIKNK
- the ileS gene encoding isoleucine--tRNA ligase, producing the protein MDYKDTLLLPNTTFAMRANLAELEPKRFSKWFENNYAYEKMKQKRQGVSESFTLHDGPPYANGHLHIGHALNKILKDIIIKMHYFQDKKVRFTPGWDCHGLPIEQQVEVKLKDKKQSFSKKEIREFCREHAREFVNIQRDEFKSLGVIADWGEPYLTMKNAFEADIYKALCKIAKKGLLLERSKPVFWSWAAKSALAEAEVEYEDKEDYSIYVAFKLDKESCEKLGVEKAKAVIWTTTPWTLPANQAISLNPNEKYVITEEGFIFAKALLEAMINKGFTKGEIQKELLGVEFENLNAINPLNQRKSTLILGDHVLMEGGTGLVHTAPGHGEDDYYVCLKYGIEVIMPVDDGGCYDETLRVKGLLPEHLLSEFIGLHIFKANERILELLGDALLESSKFIHSYPFCWRTHKPVIYRATKQWFILMDEKKLDGKSLRELALEQLNSVKFYPESGIKRLSSMIENRPDWCISRQRDWGVPIAFFRDKTTKEVIFDDEVLDHLVSLFEENGADIWWDLEIKDLLPPNTKYDPNNLEKVYDILDVWFDSGSTWEAVLNSARYDAGEYQASMYLEGSDQHRGWFQSSLLISTAINHKAPYKNILTHGFTVDEKGQKMSKSKGNVILPQNVAKNYGVEILRLWIMLSDYSSDLKISDNILKQVSEQYRKIRNTIRFLLANTNDIEFLETKNFTLLDKWILMRAKIAFETCEAAFEKYEFAKGFSVLLNFLSADLSGIYLDICKDRLYCNAKDDAKRISAQSAMVLIARKLFTLLAPSLTYTIDEALEHANAVIKENAKDVFDLMWKNGFDYEYKIEDELFVKSREKFFELVDVLKKDKIIKSTLELSLQTSANELLSEDIEEVADWFMVSLVESLDDKEALSEFKIDDHSFKIVRSSLHKCPRCWKFLAKEEECLCPRCNSVEKAKNV
- a CDS encoding CinA family protein gives rise to the protein MKHLIIVMGNELIINDNYMRYIQEEYKKQFLELHELKFISKPDKDLPFLLEKLSQEYDYITIFSTNEYYTTIAKIIATLNDDALILENDTLVPSKAIRVKNSFISNLKQCCINLLNTNVETKLPQILQEPKLNYAYFCILDIDETSANILLNTLTKSFEIQVKSSTLLENLICIRASASQYGKLEGFLKGVFKLFSGKVFLGNNPVKFVVKKLLEKKLKISFAESCTAGLCASKLAEISGISDIFEGSLITYSNRLKNSWLGVSNDTLESVSEYSDRCIYFMLKGTFKTTNCDFALAISGVAGEESDKNTKAGTIYIGAMYKDGTFLQECIHIQGNRNYTREQASLAAYSLMLKLKPEIFFGV
- a CDS encoding ShlB/FhaC/HecB family hemolysin secretion/activation protein encodes the protein MKKLLLSTIAISSLVYANNGSITITKNDIGKIIELSPDKNIPQNKAIKENLKTQDDYKKSQEAKKDFEEKKQELEEKFKQEDEKAKSSTNNLNNQTNTNPTTNTNNNKTNTNSNTKDKTNNNNSNNTTNKENNTNINNNTSNNKVNTTTNNTNLTNTTTNKKILTQYKFVLTNENTSFEKLGIKEEDLQSLVSEFKTRRFSLQDLQDISNIIAYYFQVNGYPAATAYIPQQEFDGKNIQVNISLGVLGKYIIKNKTTIKDHFLESKLNQRIKGKIISTKLIEDSVYKVNEMYGLQTLAGLQAGENVGETDILIEVEPDTKANVLIYSDNYGIKSAGEYRAGISMGFNSILNMGDYYNFYLQSSDEKQINYGASYTFFVGNLKITPSISQGTYYLGREYEGLGFSGTSRNFGIDFSYPIWINTNSSFYITSSIYHKILSDVTLDLLTFDKSSNVGSMGLEGLFRGFENNTLSYSAKISIGKVKDDGTTVFGDTSKSGGNGFGWFRKLNASLNNYYSFNEYITHTVNINYQKVLGNFELDSSESSSLGGAYGVRAYDNGEGDGDNTIVANFGIRINIPNTNFYFTPFYDIGYAWYEKDSGNRLVDDHFLDALGLQILYNKANEYYIKLDGARALHKYKLDDDHRMKLYLSGGVYF
- a CDS encoding two-partner secretion domain-containing protein — encoded protein: MKTTKLTHHIILSGITVSLLFSPLMALPSGGKFTHGTTGTININGNTMNINGHKVSSVIQWGGGFSINQGESVNFGGSNKNYLNIAHGTSKSTIAGLLNANGNNVFLINPNGVIITKTGTINANRFVASTSSMDSAAMQNFANMNNFNDGLSFSPVFKPNKLGNVVNMGNINANNITLQGNKVVLGSENYNNINKVMAKNIKLEGNEVYVDVASIDGNTLQGLNVDAKTKGNAYLNANGYYYNPYSFSVFSKISGNNNFKKDAYVGIGSDVDWWHFAKGWNENKTGFRTSASEYRLTKDIDFGGNNNKNYANYWIDLNGDGQKQDNEYTNMIVGNQYDLQYGNPVDIGAFNKIFDGQGYTLKNINIKGSNDDMYLGIFGVISNGTLKNFNVDYENGSVIGNSDKGSVFAGGIVGIMLGGSSASHITLSNVNEIKAISTVDGGYARAGGFAGGIIDTLEWSRNCGNDASNPYCYISASTLDNIYLKNINKIYSQASSVAHSGGFTGEIWTGNYNYNKIGNSFDNIVLNNIINIEAFAHKRFAYSGGFVGHAYNDLQLKQEGETGDNIRRDSYSNIVLNNIKLIKAYNNGEFNNEESWFGENDLSYAAGFAGRMTTSDLSNIVLNNIGKINAIATNKSEFSYAAGFVSVSRDSRYFNIIMNNMGSIIAEGSTTYHPDQLTGAAGFVVNTNRNSFNNIYMFFNKDATIKSSVADYYKLIGNFTISSNKPQHKNQYKNVFMWAPNNILATSEATKVVQMPSDVDFNLQSYAASQEQNFYTQFKNKIQEKFQDYGLHQNGDSFTFTTDFTITQIPVYLPDINSIKNEQAQLDNDDLISNDIWDEYIIKDIDKVNYKINMRLLAKLLKEYPGIASKTENEQVKFMTSYLGVNETDARALLQSLSFLNAYKDNTTTGVNFKDNSVKTKFETSFNNAGNKVNVFNTNKNLWHNKLITLYNDTVKDGLLIEEQLLANQNKLDQAIKAYDNFVMLIKKGLKNENDPAFIIIKDNITKLNKEAKELYANLSVYKKDLKDFKTANNTTKVSVVGNFKDMLLVVPDVNKPISGGGDGEDPNKPDLPKTDLDFEQTASLNLIGDNTLEEESEKQEVEETALMQKGKICIVSDNFKTMNPCIVRSF